The DNA sequence TGCAAGTATTGGACTTCCTGACTAGTGTGATTATTAATAGGCATGCCAGCCATTCCACTGGGACCCGAGAAAATATCTTCAAGCAAGGGGCCTAGTTCATAATGAGGAGTATTAACACCAGCAATTTGTTGTGTAGCTTGGCTACTTGGAAGAGGGTCGCCAAATGTCTCTCCATGCCATACCCATGGGCCTTCCATGTATGAACGGTCCATACCTTCAACAATTAGATGCGCTTCGACTTCATTGTTAATCAACCAAAACCTATTCAAGCATTTAGCACATGGACATTTGATGTTGCCATCTTGAGAAGATACTTCCAATGAGTTTGAGATAAATTTTGCTAGCCCTATTTTGTAATCCTATGTAAACAAATTCAAAGTGGCCCAACTTTTGTCCATctttcttaaatataatcaatagTTTCCAGAATTGGAATAATAAGGTGCCTACTGATTAAGAAGTCAAGTAAAATAtgtaactaaaacaaattaaGTAAATATAGTATGCGAATAAAGAGACAAAAATTTACAAACGCAACTACAAGGGAGAGTATATATTGTACGAAAGAATCATTGGTaataggaaaataaaaaatcaatcaattttatGAGTGACATTGTATGTATGAGACTTGCAATAGATTTTAAGGTGCATGGGATAATAAGAAGTTCATATAATTCaccagaagaaggaagaaaatattTCATATACTCAATATTGTCAGTCAGGTAGTCATTAATATAACGAAGCTTACAAATGGGGAACAAAAGGGGCCAGAAACTAGAAAGCTGATAAGAAATTCTTTAGTTGAACCCTAAAACGTGAGTAATTGAAGAATCAAACAAATTAAGAAGCATGATAAACAAATTGAATAGTTTGACATGAATTTTATTGAATATTAAATATAAGAAACCAAAAATTACCTGCTGAAAATCCCCTAAATCACTTCTATGTCTTGCAACCCCAATTTGATAGTACGAAAcccaactgaaaaaaaaatgaaccgaggAGCTGTATCTGTTGAGGAATTGAGAGGGCAAGGTTTGAGAAGAAAATAACCAGCATCCTGCAAGTGGAGCTTCCGCTGCCACGCCTATCGCCAACTAAACAAGGCCGCTCACCGTCTTGCTCACTACGTCATGTTCGTATCCTGCGAGTGCTCCTAGTTCGAGGAACCGCCCGACTTCATCACTGATGTAATACTGGCCGAGAGATGCTATTAAGGTCGAAGGCTCTGTCCTTCTATAGGTTTTGGCCTCTATCTCCCTTTTGTTTTTCACTTGCATCTATAGGTTTTCTTCTCCCCTTGCAATATATATCGCaactttcaaaaaaaataataataataataaccaaCACCACTTTGatgcttaaaaaataaataataaaattaaaatgcagAAGAAAAGTATTTTTAAGAAATAAAGTTATTTAACAGACACCAATAGTTGGTGTCTCAATTTTGAAGGCCACCAATATCAGCGGCATCCAACTATAAAGACACCCAAAAAAATACTAAGAGTGCATGCTTTATGTCTGTGGTCACCAATTACAAATGGTGTGCAAATATCGGTGTCCTATAGCCATAATTCTAAGTAGTGGACATTTACCAAAAAACAACTTGGGAAATTAGCCAAAATGATCATATTCCAAATCTCAATTACTGAAATTATTAGTTTTCCAGTACTTCATGGATATCTGATCACTATGTCATCAATCTCTTATCGTTATACATAAATATCTAATTGATACATTGTCGATATTTAGTTTTTATCAATTTAACAGTTGAGATTTGATTTCTAATCATCTTAATTAATTTCCCAAAAAGGGGAAATCTTTCTGTACAAAATCCGGTTGGATTCACTCTTTGTATAAAGTGACAGTCACACCCAAAACTTAATGTCTAAAtgctggtttggtattactatgctttgaaaaaaaactgcttctgctgtgctatgagaataagctcatttttgctgcttcacgttttcagctttttttcacccaaaactgtaaaaataagctgtttttaattgtttaccaaacacatttttaagctcagttttttttatacccactttttataaaagtacaTCAGTACCAAATTAGTCCTAACCACCATTTAACTTCTCAAACCATTTATCCTGAAAAGATGAAGAGTTCAACCTCTCCAACACTCATATTTCTCATTCAAATTGTTTGTCTAGTTGTCTTTCTTCCAACAAGCCATTGTCGATCGGTTTTCTTCCCAAGGGATGATGCCAATCTGATCGACCAAACATGCCAACAAACACCAAATTACGATCTCTGCGTCTCTTCTCTTCAATCAGACCCTCGAAGAGCCGACGCAGATGTCAAGGGCTTAGGCATCATAATGGTTGATGTAGTTAAGGCTAGGGTAActgaaaccctaaacctaatCGAGCTGCTTAAGAAGAGCCCGGGAGCTGAAGCCTTAAGGTCTTGCAACAGAATCTACAATGCAGTTTTAGGAACTGATATCCTAGTAGCCAATCAAGCTTTTGTTAAAGGTGACTATGACATAGCAGGCAAGTCATAAATGTTGTTGGCGTCAAGGCAGATGCTTGTGAAAATGGTTTTACCGGCGGCGGTGGCGGTTCTCCTTTGTTAGATATGAACAAAGCCATCCTTGATCTTGTAGCTGCGACAGCAGGAATTGCCAGGACATTGTTTTGATCTATTAATTTTCTGTTGCAATAAAGTAAATTAGATAATAATCAAGTTTCTTGTCTTCTAAAAgggaaaaataaatttaaatttggttCTAATTTTTTGAAACCTAACCTTAGTATGGAAATAAATTTTCGATTAAATAGCAATTAAATATTTTTCCTATAAAGAATAAactatttgaaaagaaaatcacCAACTTAAAAAATGAATCAGAGCATTTATTGATCCTATCCCTATATATAATGTGGGTGTAtccgtgtatatatatatatatactcttATTGTTGACGTATTCGCTAATAAAGGTCGGCCGCATTaaagaaataattaattttgtgtaTTTAAATAGTGTTATTATTTGTATGATATTAACAATAAAACagattttttgaccaaaaaataaaaggtaaattaataaaaatagcttgaaaactgtgagttttaacgataaggacaaaataaagcatAAAGTgactttttggtgaaaaaatatggtttttcgttaaagtaaacagtaccggaagcttttctttaaagttcccataaaaaaaacaatacaacACATTTAAGCTGCTGGTTACCTTTGTCCACTAATTGATTTGTGCTGATATGCTAGCCTTTGCGAATAGCAGTAGATTTTGTGAGCATCTTAAAGACGACACACATAGGAAGCATCTCACAAGGCATGGTAAGAATCATGTCGGATTTTCTCATTAAGAAAGTTAATCAAACCAGATTTTTCACCATCCAGACAACAAAGTTTCATACTACTATATAAAGAGACTCACATCTTACCAAATGTTGTACTAATTAATCTGTTTCTCCATATATCATCTCCAAATCAAGCATCTACCAAAATTTTCTAAACCCTTTTTTCTTGCTTGGAAACATGAAGAATTTAATCCCTCTAGCACTCACTTTTCTCATACAAATTTCCCTTCTTCCGGTAAGCCAATGCAGGCCGGTTTACGTGCCAAATGACGCCACTCTTATTGACCAAACATGCCAAAAAACACCGGATCACAACCTTTGCGTCTCTTCTCTTCGATCAGACCCTCGAAGCTCCAGTGCAGACGTCAAAGGCTTAGGCATCATAATGGTTGATGTAGTTAAGGGTAAGGCAACGGACACATTGAACCAAATTAATGACCTTCTTAAGCAGAGGCCTGGTGACAAATCATTGAGCTCTTGTGCCGAAGTGTACAACACAGTTATAACAGCTGATGTGCCGGAAGCCAGTCAGGGTTTTAGTTTGGGTAACCCTAAGTTTGCGGAGCAAGGCATGAATGACGCTGCCGGCGAGGCTGTTTCGTGCGAAAATGGTTTTTCGGGGAGCTCTCCTCTGACGGATAAAAACAAATCTGTTCATGATGTTGCCGCTGTGGCTGCTGCAATTGCCAAAACTTTAGAATAGTTTGTTCCTTCATTTAGTTTTGTGTTCATCTATGGCGCCTTGGTAATTAACTCAATAAATCATTACAGTATCTAAAACCTTTTGTGTGATCTAGCTAGATCATCATTATCATTAACTTTATATGAACATGTTAACAACTTACCACACTCGAATCATTACATATTAATTTGATAACCAAAATTGCATTCCTTGGACTTGCAAATCAACGTTATTGTTAGAATGTGAGCATCCAACTTAAATTCAAGTGGCAACGAGGTGAATGCCCCAACATAGTTGAGGCTCTTATGACTTATGCCAGACTTCCATCCTTCGATGTGGGATGCTCTCAACACCCTTAGTTTTGTTGTGCCTAACACATGAAAAATACATTAGTTAGAACTTAGAACATGCTTTGGAACTGGAGAAATATATGATACTGATGAATAGAGTTTATTAAAGAACGGATTATGTTGCATTACTTGAACTAGTCCAACTATATATGGAACAAACATCAGTTGGTTATCAAAGAAATTTTCCATATGCTAttgattatttatttgatattattaaacaaatcgACATGTTATCAATATATTTTTCTGCTTGTTGTTTAGCTTTGTTCCttattattactatttctttCCATTGAGGCCAAAACTTGAGGAAATTAAAAATGGTGCTAATAACCGAATCATATATATTCCTCCAATTTTCTCATTACTTATACTTGAGCaccaaagaagaagaataacttCCTGCTCAATGGTGACAATATTTCAAGCCAATCACGTACTGTCGtgtgaaaaaaattatataaaaaagtgCCAATTTGTGATTGACTTTTCGAACCGTCTCAATAGCATCTTAGGCGTAGGTAAGTTTTTCTTGAAAATAGATGGCAATGCCAGAATGACACCAAAATACTAGACATGTGAACCAACACAAATGTAGACGCAATTGGAACTCATAGGCACATGATTACAAAAAGCGCCTACAAGTGGCAATCAATCAATCTGCCAATTGATGAAATTGAAACATGAGTATAAGTTGACTGCCAACAGAATCAGAACAAACAATCCCAACAAAGTTTCCATTTTTCTGTTCCCATCTCAGAAGATGAGTAGCTCAATCTCAAGATTCTCAACCCTTCCTTTTCTACTCATTGTTTTACTCATTGCACCCCCAACAACCCAATCATTTTTTCTTCCATCAGATGAAGGCAATGATCTGATACAAACAACATGCAAAAAAACACCCCACTATGATCTCTGCCTCTCAACCCTCCAATCAAACCCCGACAGCTCAAACGCCGACGTGCCGGGATTGGCCCGGATAGTATCCGATGCTCTACTGGCAAATGAAAGTGACACACTGGATTACATCCACGGCCTGCTGAAGCAGTCCCCGGAGGCAGATTTGCAGAAAGCATTGGCAAACTGTGCTGAGTTGTACATCCCAGTTGTGAAGTTTAGCCTGCCGCAGGCAATTGAAGCAATGGGAAATGGGCACTTTGGGTTTGCAAAGTACGGGATTTCTGATGCTGCAAAGGAGGCTGAGGCATGCGAGAAGGGTTTTGGAGGAGTGAAGTCTCCTCTCACTGATAGGAATGCTCTTGTGGATGATCTTTCTGGTGTGGCTGTTGCCATTCTCAATTTATTAAAGGGTTGATTTTTCCCTATCTTATTATTAGGAAAATGATAAATGATAACCGCACgttctttttctccttctacATGCTTTGGTTTTATCTATgtcaatttttctttaatttgctcaattcaaagataaaaaataaaaacgagataaaaaataaaaacgagtGTGCAGAAATCACTTTCCTAATATTATAGTTAGTGAGTATTTGTGTGATGTTGCTTTTCTTTTGCAGTTTTTGTTTGTACTTGTACCTGCTGATTCAGCCACTGAAATCAGAGTTATATTCTCTTCATGTTCCTTTGTGGGATAAGATGAGATGCAAACTTTTTTTCAACTGTTTTGAAGGGTAGGTTTGAAGAAGATCTTATATGAAATGGACTTATAGTTACGtgatattttttattcaatGATGCATTGTTTTTCTCTACGTGATAATGTGTTGTTGAATCAGAACGTCTTGTGACTGTAAATCCATTTTATGTAAGTTATTCTCGTAAATTCTAAACTGGATTGGGCCGAGTCAAGTTTCCGTAGTGACCCTATGTGGTCATGTCAGGTGCGAGGACATGACAGGCTATTAGGTGCTAGATCGTACGTGGCATGAACGAAGAAAGGTGAAATGCCTTATATGTCACATCTTCATTGTAATGAGGTGTCTGAGGATGAAGGCCCAAGAACATATGAACTCAAATTATAGATCAAGTTTTTTGTTTATCCATACGATTGAAAATACAGTTTCAAATTAGAACGGTAGAGGAAATGCCATACGCAGAAAGGAAGAGACACATAAAATGGTAAAGGAAAATAAAGCTTTTTCACACTTTCATTAATCCATGAACATGGTCGATATTGCAAGGTCGAGAATTTGAACATCGAGTGGAAGAGTAAACGCTCTTGCAGACTATAGCCTAATTTTCTGCTTAACTGGATCAAGATTTGCCATATCCTTGAGAATTATTTGTGATTTGCATTTATACATGTTGTATCATCTCAAAGATTTCCAGATTAAAAGATTTGGTTACTGTATACATGTGAAGGCAAATGGTATCTTGTGATGAATTGGGACCCTTCCTACTTATGTACAATTATTTGCCGGAAACTCACGGAGCAATTATACTGAGAGCCGCTTGACTACTAGAAGAAGCGAACACCCTGTGAAATCACATGTTATATGTGGCACCAATGCCTCAAAGCATGTTAAAAGCACACCCTGGCCAAAAGCAcatcaacaaaaagaaaataaaaagttcaaTGGGGGAACCTTAGCATGCTGCATGCACCCTAAGAAACGCAACATACGCCAGAATAACAACTGACACGTAACATTGTATTATTGGTCGGAATTCCACAGTTAGGGTTTATGCAAGCCGTTCCAGTTAAATGGGGTTTTCTATTGCCAAGTTTCCACAATCTTTCCCTTGCTAAAACTGTTTTGTAGCCAAAATGTGTACAAATTACATACCGGACAATGAAGAGATTCGTATTTTGGTGCAAAAAGAGGCACGCTAGCCTGACTAACTCGCCTCATCCACACATTACCAAAGCATCCCTCAAAGAACCAAAATTGACGTATCCATTCTACATTCATGGCATTCCATTCATAGAGGAAACGTTTGCATCTTTGGAGACAAACCAAACATCCTAAAACCCCAAATTCATAGATGGAAAATGCTGTTTGGATCCGATGCCTGCAGAACGGTAACAATGCGAATAAAGTATCACTTCAAATTCCGGCCAAAATAATGCAGCATTCGAAATGAAAAAGAGTCAGATTTAAGTGACTTTCTAGTCGGATAATTGCCACAACTTTATTAGAGGCCAAACCAGTTGCAAAGAAGGCAACTTTATCAGTATGCATcacctacaaaacacaaaatggTACtgtaacctctctctctctctctctctctctctctctctctctctctctctctctctct is a window from the Malus domestica chromosome 16, GDT2T_hap1 genome containing:
- the LOC103403628 gene encoding cell wall / vacuolar inhibitor of fructosidase 1-like yields the protein MKNLIPLALTFLIQISLLPVSQCRPVYVPNDATLIDQTCQKTPDHNLCVSSLRSDPRSSSADVKGLGIIMVDVVKGKATDTLNQINDLLKQRPGDKSLSSCAEVYNTVITADVPEASQGFSLGNPKFAEQGMNDAAGEAVSCENGFSGSSPLTDKNKSVHDVAAVAAAIAKTLE